A genomic window from Chitinophagaceae bacterium includes:
- a CDS encoding oxidoreductase encodes MCTFMLSSVSHSQSLRQFSLPVNTSIRAIAVLNDSTMWFAGSNGCFGYTEDDGKHWHIDSIKIEGHYPDFRSLSVIDQQTVLLLNAGSPAYLLKSTDHAESWKTVYSNEKKEIFFDSMKFRDAKNGMAVGDPIDGCFTILTTDDGGDNWKEISCDRLPQAMAGEACFASGNTCAEQIENYTWIGTGGAEARVLSSTDYGATWHYTSTPLLFGKQLTGIFSIDFYDRQHGIIAGGDYENKTESLHSKAISNNGGKSWKPVADFEMPGFCSCVQYQPFSHAKTLLIAAHPGIYFSNNGGKKWAEVKDDDGKALLENYNTIQFSPTGKVAWFAGTDGRTGRIVFNK; translated from the coding sequence GTGTGCACCTTCATGCTGTCTTCTGTAAGTCATTCGCAATCGCTCCGTCAGTTTTCATTACCCGTAAACACAAGCATTCGCGCCATTGCTGTACTTAATGATTCCACGATGTGGTTTGCCGGATCGAACGGATGTTTTGGTTATACCGAAGATGACGGGAAACACTGGCACATTGATTCAATAAAAATCGAAGGTCACTATCCGGATTTTCGCTCCCTGTCGGTTATAGATCAGCAAACTGTTTTGCTGTTGAATGCAGGAAGTCCCGCTTATTTATTGAAATCAACGGATCATGCTGAATCATGGAAGACTGTTTATTCCAACGAAAAAAAGGAAATCTTTTTTGACTCCATGAAATTTCGCGATGCGAAAAATGGTATGGCAGTTGGTGATCCCATTGATGGTTGTTTTACAATACTTACAACAGATGATGGTGGGGACAACTGGAAAGAAATTTCCTGCGACCGTTTGCCACAAGCTATGGCAGGCGAAGCCTGTTTCGCTTCCGGCAACACTTGTGCGGAACAAATTGAAAACTATACCTGGATCGGCACCGGTGGTGCTGAAGCACGTGTACTGTCATCCACTGATTACGGAGCTACCTGGCATTATACATCGACACCTCTTTTGTTTGGAAAGCAACTGACCGGAATTTTTTCTATTGACTTTTATGACCGGCAACATGGAATAATCGCGGGTGGTGATTATGAAAACAAAACCGAAAGCCTGCATTCAAAAGCAATAAGCAACAATGGTGGCAAAAGCTGGAAACCGGTTGCAGATTTTGAAATGCCGGGCTTTTGTTCCTGTGTTCAATATCAACCATTCTCTCATGCTAAAACTTTGTTGATCGCAGCACATCCCGGAATATATTTTTCAAACAATGGTGGAAAGAAATGGGCGGAAGTAAAGGACGATGATGGAAAAGCATTGCTGGAAAACTACAATACAATTCAGTTTTCACCTACCGGGAAAGTGGCCTGGTTCGCAGGAACTGATGGAAGAACCGGAAGGATAGTATTCAACAAATAG